Proteins encoded by one window of Papio anubis isolate 15944 chromosome 7, Panubis1.0, whole genome shotgun sequence:
- the CKB gene encoding creatine kinase B-type isoform X2 — protein MPFSNSHNALKLRFPAEDEFPDLSAHNNHMAKVLTPELYAELRAKSTPSGFTLDDVIQTGVDNPGHPYIMTVGCVAGDEESYDVFKDLFDPIIEDRHGGYKPSDEHKTDLNPDNLQGGDDLDPNYVLSSRVRTGRSIRGFCLPPHCSRGERRAIEKLAVEALSSLDGDLAGRYYALKSMTEAEQQQLIDDHFLFDKPVSPLLLASGMARDWPDARGIWHNDNKTFLVWVNEEDHLRVISMQKGGNMKEVFTRFCTGLTQIETLFKSKNYEFMWNPHLGYILTCPSNLGTGLRAGVHIKLPHLGKHEKFSEVLKRLRLQKRGTGGVDTAAVGGVFDVSNADRLGFSEVELVQMVVDGVKLLIEMEQRLEQGQAIDDLMPAQK, from the exons ATGCCCTTCTCCAACAGCCACAACGCGCTGAAGCTGCGCTTCCCCGCCGAGGACGAGTTCCCGGACCTGAGCGCCCACAACAACCACATGGCCAAGGTGCTGACCCCCGAGCTGTACGCGGAGCTGCGCGCCAAGAGCACGCCGAGCGGCTTCACGCTGGACGACGTCATCCAGACAGGCGTGGACAACCCGG GCCACCCGTACATCATGACCGTGGGCTGCGTGGCGGGCGACGAGGAGTCCTACGACGTGTTCAAGGATCTCTTCGACCCCATCATCGAGGACCGGCACGGCGGCTACAAGCCCAGCGATGAGCACAAGACCGACCTCAACCCCGACAACCTGCAG GGCGGCGACGACCTGGACCCCAACTACGTGCTGAGCTCGCGGGTGCGCACGGGCCGCAGCATCCGCGGCTTCTGCCTGCCCCCGCACTGCAGCCGCGGGGAGCGCCGCGCCATCGAGAAGCTCGCGGTGGAAG CCCTGTCCAGCCTGGACGGCGACCTGGCGGGCCGGTACTACGCGCTCAAGAGCATGACGGAGGCGGAGCAGCAGCAGCTCATCGACGACCACTTCCTCTTCGACAAGCCCGTGTCACCTCTGCTGCTGGCCTCGGGCATGGCCCGTGACTGGCCCGACGCCCGCGGTATCTG GCACAATGACAATAAGACCTTCCTGGTGTGGGTCAACGAGGAGGACCACCTGCGGGTCATCTCCATGCAGAAGGGGGGCAACATGAAGGAGGTGTTCACCCGCTTCTGCACCGGCCTCACCCAG ATTGAAACTCTCTTCAAGTCTAAGAACTATGAGTTCATGTGGAACCCTCACCTGGGCTACATCCTCACCTGCCCATCCAACCTGGGCACAGGGCTGCGGGCAGGAGTGCACATCAAGCTGCCCCACCTGGGCAAGCATGAGAAGTTCTCGGAGGTGCTTAAGCGGCTACGACTTCAGAAGCGAGGCACAG GCGGTGTGGACACGGCTGCGGTGGGCGGGGTCTTCGACGTCTCCAACGCTGACCGCCTGGGCTTCTCGGAGGTGGAGCTGGTGCAGATGGTGGTGGACGGAGTGAAGCTGCTCATCGAGATGGAGCAGCGGCTGGAGCAGGGCCAGGCCATCGACGACCTCATGCCTGCCCAGAAGTGA
- the CKB gene encoding creatine kinase B-type isoform X1, whose translation MPFSNSHNALKLRFPAEDEFPDLSAHNNHMAKVLTPELYAELRAKSTPSGFTLDDVIQTGVDNPGHPYIMTVGCVAGDEESYDVFKDLFDPIIEDRHGGYKPSDEHKTDLNPDNLQVRGGGRAGRAGPGSPGAHSRLAPQGGDDLDPNYVLSSRVRTGRSIRGFCLPPHCSRGERRAIEKLAVEALSSLDGDLAGRYYALKSMTEAEQQQLIDDHFLFDKPVSPLLLASGMARDWPDARGIWHNDNKTFLVWVNEEDHLRVISMQKGGNMKEVFTRFCTGLTQIETLFKSKNYEFMWNPHLGYILTCPSNLGTGLRAGVHIKLPHLGKHEKFSEVLKRLRLQKRGTGGVDTAAVGGVFDVSNADRLGFSEVELVQMVVDGVKLLIEMEQRLEQGQAIDDLMPAQK comes from the exons ATGCCCTTCTCCAACAGCCACAACGCGCTGAAGCTGCGCTTCCCCGCCGAGGACGAGTTCCCGGACCTGAGCGCCCACAACAACCACATGGCCAAGGTGCTGACCCCCGAGCTGTACGCGGAGCTGCGCGCCAAGAGCACGCCGAGCGGCTTCACGCTGGACGACGTCATCCAGACAGGCGTGGACAACCCGG GCCACCCGTACATCATGACCGTGGGCTGCGTGGCGGGCGACGAGGAGTCCTACGACGTGTTCAAGGATCTCTTCGACCCCATCATCGAGGACCGGCACGGCGGCTACAAGCCCAGCGATGAGCACAAGACCGACCTCAACCCCGACAACCTGCAGGTGCGGGGCGGCGGGCGGGCCGGGAGGGCCGGGCCGGGGTCTCCGGGCGCTCACTCCCGTCTCGCCCCCCAGGGCGGCGACGACCTGGACCCCAACTACGTGCTGAGCTCGCGGGTGCGCACGGGCCGCAGCATCCGCGGCTTCTGCCTGCCCCCGCACTGCAGCCGCGGGGAGCGCCGCGCCATCGAGAAGCTCGCGGTGGAAG CCCTGTCCAGCCTGGACGGCGACCTGGCGGGCCGGTACTACGCGCTCAAGAGCATGACGGAGGCGGAGCAGCAGCAGCTCATCGACGACCACTTCCTCTTCGACAAGCCCGTGTCACCTCTGCTGCTGGCCTCGGGCATGGCCCGTGACTGGCCCGACGCCCGCGGTATCTG GCACAATGACAATAAGACCTTCCTGGTGTGGGTCAACGAGGAGGACCACCTGCGGGTCATCTCCATGCAGAAGGGGGGCAACATGAAGGAGGTGTTCACCCGCTTCTGCACCGGCCTCACCCAG ATTGAAACTCTCTTCAAGTCTAAGAACTATGAGTTCATGTGGAACCCTCACCTGGGCTACATCCTCACCTGCCCATCCAACCTGGGCACAGGGCTGCGGGCAGGAGTGCACATCAAGCTGCCCCACCTGGGCAAGCATGAGAAGTTCTCGGAGGTGCTTAAGCGGCTACGACTTCAGAAGCGAGGCACAG GCGGTGTGGACACGGCTGCGGTGGGCGGGGTCTTCGACGTCTCCAACGCTGACCGCCTGGGCTTCTCGGAGGTGGAGCTGGTGCAGATGGTGGTGGACGGAGTGAAGCTGCTCATCGAGATGGAGCAGCGGCTGGAGCAGGGCCAGGCCATCGACGACCTCATGCCTGCCCAGAAGTGA